A part of Hippopotamus amphibius kiboko isolate mHipAmp2 chromosome 16, mHipAmp2.hap2, whole genome shotgun sequence genomic DNA contains:
- the CIC gene encoding protein capicua homolog isoform X7 — protein sequence MYSAHRPLVPASSAASRGLGMFVWTNVEPRSVAVFPWHSLVPFLAPSQPDPSVQPSEAQQPASHQVASSQSKEPAESAAVAHEQPPGGTGNADPGRPPGATCPESPGPGPPHTLGVVEPGKGPPPSTEEEAPGPPGEPRLDSETESDHDDAFLSIMSPEIQLPLPPGKRRTQSLSALPKERDSSSEKDGRSPNKREKDHIRRPMNAFMIFSKRHRALVHQRHPNQDNRTVSKILGEWWYALGPKEKQKYHDLAFQVKEAHFKAHPDWKWCNKDRKKSSSEAKPASLGLAGGHKEPRERSMSETGTAAAPGVSSELLSVTAQTLLSSDTKAPGSGSCGAERLHTVGGPGSARPRAFSHSGVHSLDGGEVDSQALQELTQMVSGPASYSGPKPSTQYGTPGPFAAPGEGGTLAASGRPPLLPPRASRAQRAASEDMTSDEERMVICEEEGDDDVIADDGFSTTDIDLKCKERVTDSESGDSSGEDPEGSKGFGRKVFSPVIRSSFTHCRPSLDPEPPGPPDPPAGFGKGYGPTPSSSSSSPASSSASAATSFPLGSGTFKAQESGQGSTTGPLRPPPPGTGGPATPSKATRFLPTDPATFRRKRPESVGGLEPPGPSVIAAPPSGGGSVLQTLVSPSNKEEREGSGARVPSAPAPSLAYGAPAAPLSRPAATMVTSVVRPVSSTPVPIASKPFPTSGRAEASPSDTACVRTEAVTGSRAPGGSPLGVSLVYSDKKSGAATSAAPHLVAGPLLGTVGKAPATVTNLLVGTPGYGPPAPPAVQFIAQGGPGSGAAAGSGAGAGSGPNGPMPLGILQPGPLGKAGGITQVQYILPTLPQQLQVAPAPAPAPGTKAAAPGGPAPTTSIRFTLPPGTSTNGKVLAATAPTPGIPILQSVPSAPPPKAQSVSPVQAPPPGGSAQLLPGKVLVPLATPSMSVRGGGAGQPLPLVSPPFSVPVQNGAQPPSKVIQLTPVPVSAPSGLVPPPSPAPLPGPTSQPQKVLLPSSTRITYVQSAGGHALPLGTSPASSQPGTVTSYGPTSSVALGFTSLGPSGPAFVQPLLSGQAPLLAPGQVGVSPVPSPQLPPTCAAPTGPVITAFYPGSPVPTSSAPLAQPSQAPPGLVYTVATSATQPAATILPKGPPAPATATPAPTSPFPSATAGSMTYSLVAPKAQRPTPKAPQKVKAAIASIPVGSFEASAPGRPGPAPRQPLEPGPAREPPASESELEGRPTTPAPLLPPETWAPPARSSPPPPPPAEERTSAKGPETMASKFPSSSSDWRVPGMGLESRGEPPTPPSPAPAPAPAPGSGGGGSEGSSGRAAGDTPERKEAASAGKKVKVRPPPLKKTFDSVDKVLSEVDFEERFAELPEFRPEEVLPSPTLQSLATSPRAILGSYRKKRKNSTDLDSAPEDPTSPKRKMRRRSSCSSEPNTPKSAKCEGDIFTFDRTGAEAEDVLGELEYEKVPYSSLRRTLDQRRALVMQLFQDHGFFPSAQATAAFQARYADIFPSKVCLQLKIREVRQKIMQAATPTEQPPGAEAPLPGPPPTGTAAAPVPTPSPAGGPDPTSPGSDSGTAPAAPPLPPPPEPGPGQPGWEGPPQPSPPPSGPSTAATGR from the exons ATGTACTCAGCCCACAGGCCCCTGGTGCCCGCGTCCAGCGCGGCCTCCCGTGGCCTCGGCATGTTCG TGTGGACGAACGTGGAACCTCGCTCTGTGGCCGTGTTCCCCTGGCACTCCTTAGTCCCCTTCCTGGCGCCCAGCCAGCCTGACCCCTCTGTGCAGCCAAGTGAGGCCCAACAACCTGCCAGCCACCAAGTGGCCTCCAGCCAGAGTaaag AACCTGCTGAGTCGGCAGCTGTTGCTCACGAGCAGCCACCAGGCGGGACAGGGAATGCTGACCCTGGGCGGCCCCCTGGAGCCACATGCCCTGAGAGCCCAGGGCCCGGACCCCCCCACACTTTGGGGGTGGTGGAACCTGGAAAGGGCCCCCCTCCCAGCACGGAGGAGGAGGCCCCTGGTCCTCCAGGAGAGCCCCGGCTGGACAGTGAGACAGAGAGTGACCACGACGATGC CTTCCTCTCCATCATGTCTCCTGAGATCCAGTTGCCCCTGCCGCCCGGGAAACGCCGGACCCAGTCCCTCAGTGCCCTGCCAAAGGAACGAGACTCATCTTCAGAGAAGGATGGACGCAGCCCCAACAAG AGAGAGAAGGACCATATCCGGCGGCCCATGAATGCCTTCATGATCTTTAGCAAGCGGCACCGGGCCCTGGTCCACCAGCGTCACCCCAACCAGGACAACCGGACCGTCAGTAAGATCCTGGGCGAGTGGTGGTATGCCCTGGGGCCCAAGGAGAAGCAGAAGTACCACGACCTGGCTTTCCAG GTGAAAGAGGCCCACTTTAAGGCCCACCCAGACTGGAAGTGGTGCAACAAGGACCGGAAGAAGTCCAGCTCAGAGGCCAAGCCTGCAAGCCTGGGGCTGGCAGGAGGGCACAAGGAGCCGAGGGAGCGGAGCATGTCGGAGACAGGCACCGCCGCTGCCCCCGGAG TGTCCTCGGAGCTCCTGTCTGTCACAGCCCAGACGCTCTTGAGCTCAGACACCAAGGCTCCGGGGAGTGGCTCCTGTGGGGCTGAACGTCTGCACACAGTCGGCGGACCTGGCTCGGCCCGGCCCCGAGCCTTCTCCCACAGCGGGGTCCACAGCCTGGATGGCGGGGAAGTAGACAGCCAGGCACTTCAGGAACTGACTCAG ATGGTGTCTGGCCCTGCATCCTATTCTGGCCCCAAACCTTCCACCCAGTATGGGACCCCAGGCCCCTTTGCAGCCCCCGGTGAGGGAGGCACTCTGGCGGCCAGTGGGCGGCCCCCACTGCTGCCCCCCCGGGCCTCCCGTGCCCAGCGTGCAGCCAGCGAGGACATGACCAGTGATGAGGAACGCATGGTCATCTGTGAGGAGGAAGGGGATGATGATGTCATTG CTGACGATGGCTTCAGCACCACTGACATTGACCTCAAGTGCAAGGAGCGGGTGACCGACAGTGAGAGTGGAGACAGCTCTGGGGAGGACCCAGAGGGCAGCAAG GGTTTTGGCCGGAAGGTGTTCTCACCTGTGATCCGTTCCTCCTTTACTCACTGCCGACCATCGCTAGACCCTgagcccccagggcccccagaTCCACCTGCAGGCTTTGGCAAAGGCTACGGGcccaccccatcctcctcctcctcctcgcctgCCTCCTCCTCAGCCTCCGCAGCCACCTCCTTCCCACTGGGCTCAGGGACCTTCAAGGCCCAGGAGTCAGGTCAGGGCAGCACAACAGGCCCCCTACGGCCCCCACCCCCTGGAACTGGGGGCCCAGCAACACCTTCTAAGGCCACCCGGTTTCTCCCCACGGATCCTGCCACCTTCCGGCGCAAGAGACCTGAAAGCGTGGGGGGCCTGGAGCCACCAGGCCCCTCAGTCATTGCGGCACCTCCCAGCGGGGGAGGAAGTGTCCTGCAGACACTGGTCTCGCCCTCAAACAAAGAGGAACGGGAGGGCAGCGGCGCTCGCGTGCCCTCGGCCCCAGCCCCATCGCTGGCCTATGGGGCCCCAGCAGCCCCCCTGTCCCGCCCGGCCGCCACCATGGTCACCAGTGTGGTGCGGCCTGTCAGCAGCACTCCTGTGCCCATCGCCTCTAAGCCTTTTCCCACTTCTGGCCGGGCAGAAGCGTCTCCAAGTGACACAGCTTGTGTCAGGACTGAGGCAGTCACTGGGTCCCGGGCACCTGGGGGCTCCCCGCTGGGTGTCAGCTTAGTGTATTCGGACAAGAAGTCGGGAGCAGCCACGTCAGCAGCCCCGCATCTGGTGGCTGGGCCCCTGCTAGGCACTGTGGGGAAGGCGCCTGCCACCGTCACCAACCTGCTGGTGGGCACCCCAGGCTATGGGCCCCCAGCACCCCCTGCTGTCCAGTTCATTGCTCAGGGGGGCCCTGGCAGTGGGGCGGCTGCGGGCTCAGGAGCAGGTGCTGGGAGTGGCCCAAATGGGCCAATGCCCCTGGGCATCCTGCAGCCCGGTCCCCTGGGCAAGGCTGGGGGAATCACCCAGGTGCAGTACATTCTGCCCACGCTGCCCCAGCAACTTCAAGTGGCGCCTGCCCCAGCACCAGCCCCTGGGACCAAGGCAGCGGCTCCTGGCGGCCCTGCACCCACCACCAGCATCCGCTTCACCCTCCCGCCCGGCACCTCCACCAACGGCAAAGTCCTGGCTGCCACCGCACCCACTCCTGGCATCCCCATCCTGCAGTCCGTAccctccgccccaccccccaaag CCCAGTCAGTTTCTCCTGTGCAGGCCCCACCCCCGGGTGGCTCAGCCCAGCTGCTACCTGGGAAGGTACTGGTGCCCTTGGCCACCCCTAGCATGTCCGTGCGGGGAGGAGGGGCCGGCCAGCCACTGCCCCTGGTGAGCCCACCCTTCTCAGTACCTGTGCAGAACGGTGCTCAGCCACCCAGCAAG GTCATCCAGCTGACGCCGGTGCCTGTGAGTGCGCCCAGCGGCCTGGTGCCGCCCCCGAGCCCGGCCCCGCTCCCCGGCCCCACCTCACAGCCTCAGAAGGTCCTGCTGCCCTCCTCCACCAG GATCACCTACGTGCAGTCAGCGGGAGGACATGCGCTGCCCCTGGGCACCAGTCCTGCGTCCAGTCAGCCTGGGACAGTGACGTCGTATGGACCCACGAGCTCAGTAGCCCTAGGCTTCACCTCGCTGGGGCCCAGCGGCCCCGCCTTTGTGCAGCCCCTGCTTTCAG GCCAAGCCCCACTGCTGGCTCCTGGCCAGGTGGGCGTGTCGCCCGTGCCCAGTccccagctgcctcccacctgTGCAGCCCCCACTGGTCCTGTCATCACAGCGTTTTACCCTGGGAGCCCTGTACCCACTTCCTCAGCACCCCTGGCCCAGCCATCCCAGgctcccccaggcctggtctaCACTGTGGCCACCAGCGCCACCCAACCTGCTGCCACCATCCTGCCCAAGGGCCCACCGGCCCCTGCTACGGCCACCCCAGCCCCTACCAGCCCTTTCCCTAGTGCCACAG CAGGCTCCATGACTTACAGTTTAGTGGCCCCCAAGGCCCAGCGGCCCACACCCAAGGCCCCCCAGAAAGTGAAGGCGGCCATCGCCAGCATTCCCGTGGGCTCCTTTGAGGCAAGTGCCCCTGGGCGGCCAGGCCCTGCACCCCGGCAGCCGTTGGAGCCTGGCCCGGCCCGTGAGCCCCCTGCATCTGAGTCAGAGCTTGAGGGGCGGCCGACGACACCAGCCCCTCTGTTGCCCCCGGAGACTTGGGCTCCCCCGGCCCGGAGCAgtcccccgccgcccccgcctgCTGAGGAGCGGACCAGTGCCAAGGGCCCTGAGACCATG GCCAGCAAATTCCCCAGCTCATCTTCAGACTGGCGCGTCCCCGGGATGGGCCTGGAAAGCCGAGGGgagcctcccacccctcccagcccagccccggctccagccccagcccctggcagcggcggcggcggcagtgaGGGCAGCAGTGGGAGGGCAGCCGGGGACACCCCTGAGCGCAAGGAGGCGGCTAGTGCCGGCAAGAAGGTGAAGGTGCGGCCCCCGCCCCTGAAGAAGACCTTTGACTCTGTGGACAA GGTCCTGTCGGAGGTGGACTTCGAAGAGCGCTTTGCTGAGCTGCCTGAGTTTCGGCCTGAGGAGGTGTTGCCCTCGCCTACCCTGCAGTCTCTGGCCACCTCACCCCGGGCCATCCTGGGCTCCTACCGCAAGAAGAGGAAGAACTCCACTG ACCTGGACTCAGCCCCCGAGGACCCCACCTCGCCCAAGCGCAAGATGAGGAGACGCTCCAGTTGCAGCTCGGAGCCCAACACCCCCAAGAGTGCCAAGTGCGAGGGCGACATCTTCACCTTTGACCGTACAG GTGCAGAAGCGGAGGACGTGCTTGGGGAGCTGGAGTACGAGAAGGTGCCGTACTCGTCGCTGCGGCGCACCCTGGACCAGCGCCGGGCCCTGGTCATGCAGCTCTTCCAGGACCATGGCTTCTTCCCATCAG CCCAGGCCACGGCAGCCTTCCAGGCCCGCTACGCAGACATCTTCCCCTCTAAGGTCTGTCTGCAGCTGAAGATCCGTGAGGTGCGCCAGAAGATCATGCAGGCGGCCACTCCCACAGAGCAGCCCCCGGGAGCTGAGGCCCCACTCCCTGGACCGCCCCCCACTGGCACTGCTGCTGCCCCtgtccccactcccagccctgctGGGGGCCCTGATCCCACCTCACCTGGCTCGGACTCTGGCACGGCTCCGGCTGCCCCGCCGCTGCCTCCGCCCCCAGAGCCGGGGCCCGGACAGCCTGGCTGGGAGGGGCCCCCCCAGCCCTCACCGCCTCCCTCAGGTCCCTCCACAGCTGCCACAGGCAGGTGA